From Mycobacterium colombiense CECT 3035:
TACGCCCCCAGGGACGTCCTGGAACGCTGCAACCAGCCGCTGGCGGCCGGTCCCGGCGCGGTCACCTACATGGTCCGCAAGTCGGCCGACCTGCGCCCGGCCCGATCCTTTGCCGTCGACTACGCCGGCTGGATGGGGCTCTCGCAGGAGAGCACCGAGGATCTGCAGCTGGTCGCCACCGAGCTGGCCACCAACAGCCTGATGTACACCGGCGGCGCGTGCCGGTTGGCGTTCTGGCAGGACGACGGGCACCTGGTCTGCGAGGCACGCGACACCGGGCGATTCGACGACCCGATGGTGGGCCGCCTGGACCCGGGCCCGTGCGGCCCCGCGAGTCGCGGCCTGTACCTGGTCAACGCCATCTCGGACCTGGTGCGAACCCACACCACCAGAACCGGCACGACGATTCAGGCGTATCTGCGGTTCGAGTCCGCCGCCAACCCGGCCGGCTAGGTGTCGTGACCCGCGAGGTTGTTAACGGCGTGCCTGCTTGAAAGTGGGAGGACCTCCTGACGGAGTGGATGTGTCTGGCATTCACCCGTAGGAGGTCCTTGTGTCTCACGCTAACGCCCGTACCAATGTGTTCGCTCGTCGGCTGATTGTTGAGCGTGTCGCCGCCGGGTGGCCGGCCGCGCATGTGGCTGAGCAACTGGGGATTTCGCGGGCGACGGTGTACAAGTGGTTGCGCCGATATGCCCAGGGCGGCATTGCCGCGCTGGCTGACCGTTCGTCACGGCCGATCCAGATGCCCAACCGCACCAGCCATCGGGTCGAGCAGAAGGTGCTCGCCGCCCGCCGACGCCGTAAGCGTGGCGCTGTGGTGCTTGCCGCCGAACTGGATCTGAATCCCTCGACGGTCGGGCGAATCCTGGCGCGCCACCAGATGCCGCATCTAAGTGCCATCGACCCGATCACCGGCGAGGCGGTGCGCTGCTCTTCGCGCAGCGCCAACCGCTACGAACACCCCACGCCAGGGGCCATGGTCCATGTCGACGTCAAAAAGCTCGGCCGCATCCCTTCAGGCGGTGGCTGGCGGCTGCACGGCCGCGACGCCGCGGTCTCAGTTACCCACCGGCACAAGAAGACCAAGATCGGCTACGACTACGTCCACACCGCCATCGATGACTACACCCGGCTGGCCTACAGCGAAGTGCTCTCCGACGAGAAGGACCCGACGTGCGCTGGGTTTCTCCACCGGGCACTGGCCTGGTTCGCCGCCCACGGCGTGCGCGTGCGTCGGTTACTGACCGACAACGCGTTGGTCTACCGACACGGCACCGACTGGGGCTGGGTTTGTTCGGCCTGGCAGCTCAAACGCCGATTCAGCAAGCCCGGCTGTCCCTGGACCAACGGCAAAGCAGAACGCTTCAACCGGACCCTGCTCAACG
This genomic window contains:
- a CDS encoding IS481 family transposase, whose protein sequence is MSHANARTNVFARRLIVERVAAGWPAAHVAEQLGISRATVYKWLRRYAQGGIAALADRSSRPIQMPNRTSHRVEQKVLAARRRRKRGAVVLAAELDLNPSTVGRILARHQMPHLSAIDPITGEAVRCSSRSANRYEHPTPGAMVHVDVKKLGRIPSGGGWRLHGRDAAVSVTHRHKKTKIGYDYVHTAIDDYTRLAYSEVLSDEKDPTCAGFLHRALAWFAAHGVRVRRLLTDNALVYRHGTDWGWVCSAWQLKRRFSKPGCPWTNGKAERFNRTLLNEWAYARPWTNNTLRRRGLDQFLRRYNTRRGHSALGGRPPISRLAA